From the genome of Brassica oleracea var. oleracea cultivar TO1000 chromosome C4, BOL, whole genome shotgun sequence:
GGAGATGAGAGTTTTGTTCGTTTAGCTTTTAAATTATAAGTCATTTGGATGAATTTTATAAATTTAGATTTTAATTTTTAAAATCTTTATAAAATCAGCTACCAAATTGTACCATCTGGATGGAGATAGTTTTCTCAAAATGGTGTAAAGTCTATTATACTCCTGATATAATTTACAAATTACAAACATAAACATAATATCATTTTGTCACTCACAGAAAATGACAAGACCACAAAAAAACATTTTTTCCACAAAACCCACAAAAATAATTTTTTTCGTTAAAATCGAAAAATCAAATTTCTATGTATTTTTCTGCTAGAACTGCAAAATTATATTTCCCACCAAAATTATATTTTAAAATAATTATATTTTAAAATAATTATATTTTAGATAATTAATAAAAATTGATGTAGTAAAACAAAAATAATCAGAGGAGTGAGCATCAAGACTTTCCATAGTCCCATACAGTTCCAATAATATTTGGATGGATCATTTGAATGAATTATGTAAATGAATCATCTAAATGGAGATGAGAGATGATGAAACCAACATCACTTATTCCTTGAAAACTTATTCAACAGTCAAATAGACCCATTGAGATTGTGGAAGCAGATGATTTTGGGAATCACACTACCTCGGCTTCCCTTTTAAAGACTGGGAGAGTTGGAGGCACATAAGATCATCTTGTCTCATATCAAAAGATAAATTGAGGATCATAGTGTTTTGCGTCAAGGTACTATATAAAGTTGAATCTGCTAATTACCACAATGAACTGAATGGTAGGGTTTGATAAAGGTTAATTGGGTGCTTTTGCAGGAACTGGAAGCATCCAATTGCCGTTTTTGTATAACCAATATTTACAGTAAAATGGCAGATGGCAAGAGATCTCTTGGTTAGCTTTCTTGTTGTAGGATCTGCAGCTGAATGGCTTAATCATTATGGCACGAACTTGTTTTTCTCCACCTTAAATTAGCCTCAAGTGACTATCGAACTGATTTTGCAATTCCAAGGACTTGAGATACTAGTGTGAAAAGGAAAGGATGAATATGTTGGATCTGGATGGTAACCACATGGTTGAAGCAGAACAGAGAACTGTGATTAGATTGGTTGATTAATACAGAATCTACTACTGTGGTGTACTGGATGACAAGATGAAAGTAGAATAGCAGAAGAATGCTGGGCTAGAAAACTGTTATAAGATTGAAATAAGGAATTGACTTGATATACAAAAGAAAGAAACTGTCTACGAAAAGATGCAAAGTCTATTTGTAAAATGCATATTCACAGAGACTATCAATGAAGAAAGGAAGTTGGGTCCTGAATGCACTAACCTCACCTTGGTTGTCATCAATTCGTAATGCAGCCAAAGTGAGGACTATGAGCAAACTGGGTTCATGAAATATACGCCTTCACTAAGTCGGTGTGGTTGCATACGAACCCTGTCCTTGGACATTTTATTTCACCTTTGTTCTTGTCCGCCATTTCCTTGAGAGCCTGCAAATAAATGACCCACCAATGCCAAGGAAAAGTAAGAAACTTTGAACTATAATGATAGACTAAAGTCATTGATCTAGATCAGTGATAACAGACTCCAAAACGAGAGAAAGGAAGAGAATCAATAGTAATCAGAATAGAATCAAACCTTGGTGCTGTAGACGTAGCCATTGGGCAACACCTGTGGTGGGTTCTCTGTGTCCATCAGCTCCTTAGAAATATAGCAAACAAGCTTTGAATGCTCCTGCTTGGAGTACGGTAAAGGCAAAGCTAGCTTCCGGAAGCTCTCTTGTGAGAGCGGGTCCTCCTTGGTACAACCTTCTTCAAAACTATATCTGGGTCATGTCAAGGCACAACCTCAAACCAGAATAAGAATCCCATTATGGTGTCATTATAAAAATTTCACTTTCTTCCCCTTTCATTTCAAATGCATAAAATAGACAGTAAAACCATAGAGTTAGATGGATACGGAGTTTTCAGTGCAGTCAAGCCTGCTTGTAAGTAGATGTTCAATAAGGGCTCCATTGTCATGCCATATAACTTGCAAAATTCTTGTTTAAACTGATGCACTAAAACATCCCACTGCTGTGGTTCAAACAAAGCCTGAAAATAGCAATATCTCAGTCGATTAGCCTAGGTAATGCATTCAACACAAGAGGTTGAAGTAACACCACTTATTCAGCCATTAACAAAGACCAAAAATATACTGAAGGATCACATAGAATAGCTTTTGAAACACAGTTAATATATCATCAAAGGAAGGAAAACATCACCTTATATTTTGGGCATTCTGTAGTACTTTTGAAAGCCAAAGTGGCCAGAACGTGCTGCAATTCGTTCATATGGGTTGCTCCCCATGGTGTCAGATGCTTTCGAGCATAAAGGATTGCTTGTTTGTAGCTGTCAGCTCGTACCAACTCGATGAATTCTTGCAGCCTTAGTTGGAACTCAAGTTTGCTCTGTCATGAAAAGAACCCAAATATAATAAGCAGTGATGACAGCTTCTCTTTTTTCATGATACGAGTAGAAGAGTAGAGAGAACTCTTCTTAAAGTTACACTAAGCGAGTATATGCCTTATAACCAGAATTCAAATTGCCATACTAGCAAACATGTGGCTTTGTAAGTCATAACCATGAAAATCACGTAGAATGAGCAACACATACCTTTGACTTCTTCAAGCGTGTTTTATTATCAGCACACCATGCCAATGCAGAAGCTACCTCCCTACGTTTTAGGGCGTCAATCACCTTCTTAGCTTCTCGAAATATGTCAATGTCGACAAGGTCCTAAAAACATGAGACGTTTCATATTGCCATGTCATAGAGATATATAGCTCCAAGGAACTACAGTTAATTAGATTATATAATCAATGCCATAAGAGAAAGAGAGAAACCGAAATGTTGCTGCTTTCTGAAAGCTTAGAAGCAGTCTCGAAATACGACATCCGCAGCATGTAGTCCACAAGAATCCGTTTCAGTTTTGTATTGTTCCACTCGGTAATATTCTCCACATCTGCTGAATCCAAATGATCGATGCGAGCACGGCATCTCTGAGCCTGCAAATTCTCAACATTGCTCCCTTCTTCCAACTGCATGTCAATACCGACAAGCATGTTAGCTACATGATAAAAAAAACCACCCCAAAGAACAAAACTTCGGAAGAAGATGCAAATGTGCTTGAGTTCTTAAACCCCAAAGTTAAAACATAGAGGGTCCTCAAATCCTCTGAAATAAAATTGAATAAGCTCAGTGACTTAAGTATAGTGAAACAGCTCGATTCCAGTACACTACATTACATGCCCTCAATTCTAAAAACATATCCACTCAAACTCAACAATCATCCAGATCCAAAAGTGTAGCAGTAATCTTCTGTATAGTAACTAACATTGCCAAATACATTGTTCTCTTCTTGGATTGTTATCTTCTTGGTATATCAAAATCAACAAAAGCATTATCCAAGATCAAACGAGATCTATGGTATATGTGGGATCATATCCACTCAAACTCAACAATCATCAAGATCCAAAATTGTAGCGGTAATCTTCTGTATAGTAACTAACATTGCCAAATGAAATGGAAGCTTCTTGGTACATCAAAATCAACGAAGACCAACGAGATCTTAATTGGATGATTTAGTACACTACATCGCCACTCAAATTCAACACTCATCAAGATCCAAAAGTATAGTGGTAATCTTCTCTATCCTAACTAAATTGCCATAGACAATGTTAACCTTCTTGGTATGTTAAGATGGACAAAAGCAACACCCAAGATCCATCAAGATCAGACAATATGTGGAATCATTTAATAACGTTTAGGCATAACACACCAAAACAAAGAGAGATGAAGAAAAGATCCAACCTTTCGTTTGAGGCCTTGCAACCTAGAAACAAGGCTGGTGAGACGCGAAACGGCGACGTCTTTGGACCAATCGTTATCAGCCAAATCTCCCACGCTGGAGACAACGGAGGAGACCTCTTTCTCCAAAGAGCGGTGATTGGCGCGGATCGTCTTCTTGTAATGCTCGAACGGTACGCGGAGGAGCTGGTGCTCAAGCTTGATCGATTCCGTCAATTGACTCGATCTCGAAGACGAGACGGGCCGTGACGGAGCGATCGCGGGAGAGGGCTCCGTCATCACGGTGTCGGTGTTTCCGTTAGTTACGGGATCGATTTCCATGGCGAGGTTAATGGGAAAAAGGAGTTGCCTTTTGCGGTCAAACTGAATCCTATGGGTGTTGAATGTGTGGGCGAGAGAATAAATAATACTCGGAGAAACGTAAAACGGCGCCGTTGTGGTTTGTTGCTCTCTGTTGACAGTAAACCGTACGGTTTAATCAAGGGCGAACCGAAAGAGTGTTGGTTTTGACATTTGCGAGCGTGGATTGTGAATATTTTTTTTTTTTTTTTTTTTTTTAAAGTAGGAGAATTTAATATTTTCATGATATATTTGTTGTATTTTATAATGAATTTGAATGGATTTGTTTGAATTTTTTAATTAAAAATACAAAGACTCAAATCCGAGGGAAAACCTCCGGATTTGCATATTTTACTTGGATTTATAAATACTATATGAATTTCTAAATCAATTAAAATATATAAACCAATAACACTAGATTTAGTTCGGATTTTCAAATCTATTAAAATACAACAACCAATAAACCCTACTTAAGCAAGTCCTATTATTTGATTTTTTTTATCATGGTAATTAATAAGTGATTAGTTTAGTATGATGGAAATTACATTAAGGAAAACTTTGGCAATGACAACTGTGTTTTGTATAGCTCTATTCAGTTCTTGAGTGACGCGCAGATAATCATTCATTTATAGATGATTTTATCTTCTTTCTTTTTTTCGTTTGAGATTTGCTTGTTTTAAAGTTGCCCTTTCTAGTTTCTAATTTGTACTTTAAAAATGGGGCTTGTAAATTTCAGGGGTGAAGTTAGTTAAGAGGAAAGTTTGTCAAATCTATCCAATAGCAACACATTTCCTTTCTCAACAATACATACATTGAAAACCTTTTTATGTCAAATTGGGAGTAACAAATTGGATAAGAGTAGTGACCAGATTCCAGAGTTTATATTATCAAAACACAAAAGTAAAGTAGTGGTATTAAATGTTGTTACTATTACAAGAATAAAAGGTCAAACCGTTAAAAAAAACAAAAATAATTACAAAGAGAGAAAACCATAAACTCCGACGGCCGCAAGTATCGCAACTTTCTCTCTCTAAAAACCCAAATCCAACGTCTCCGTTTCTCTCTCTCTTCAAACGCGTCTTCTTCTTCTTCATCATCTCTCTCTCTCTCTCTATAGTAATCATTTTCTCCTCCTCTCTTCACCTTCATTGATCTGAAATCGAATGATGGATTCTCATTCTAAACCAAGTTTGTGAAAGATTCAAATAAAAGAAGGAACCTCCTTTCTCATCCATCCCTCGATTTTTTCATCAGGTAAAATCGAAAGCTTCCGTCTTTTAAATCTTTACCTATTGTACTCCTTGATCAGATTCATGGGTTATCGTTAAATTCTTCAGATTCATATGTTATAAAGTCCAAAACTTTATTATTACCATTCTCCCTTTTGTCTGAATCCTTACATTAATAATGTTTTTTTTGTGTAATTGCAGATTAATGTTGTTGACATCTGTATCCTGGGTCTGTGGAGTTGGAATCGACAAGAAGATTGCGTCTGATAATATAGTCATAAACACCGATTTAATGAACGATTTGGTAGCTGGTTCTTTTGGTTAGAGAGGCATGTGAGTTATGGTATCTACAACATTCAGGAGAATTGTGACGCCTTGTTGGAGACCT
Proteins encoded in this window:
- the LOC106336876 gene encoding macrophage erythroblast attacher-like; its protein translation is MEIDPVTNGNTDTVMTEPSPAIAPSRPVSSSRSSQLTESIKLEHQLLRVPFEHYKKTIRANHRSLEKEVSSVVSSVGDLADNDWSKDVAVSRLTSLVSRLQGLKRKLEEGSNVENLQAQRCRARIDHLDSADVENITEWNNTKLKRILVDYMLRMSYFETASKLSESSNISDLVDIDIFREAKKVIDALKRREVASALAWCADNKTRLKKSKSKLEFQLRLQEFIELVRADSYKQAILYARKHLTPWGATHMNELQHVLATLAFKSTTECPKYKALFEPQQWDVLVHQFKQEFCKLYGMTMEPLLNIYLQAGLTALKTPYSFEEGCTKEDPLSQESFRKLALPLPYSKQEHSKLVCYISKELMDTENPPQVLPNGYVYSTKALKEMADKNKGEIKCPRTGFVCNHTDLVKAYIS